The sequence below is a genomic window from Pagrus major chromosome 20, Pma_NU_1.0.
ACCCACAATCCCTGGCTTAGGAGGCCAGTGCCTTATCCATTGGGCCACTGGGGCTTCTCTGGCTCCCAGTTGACTACTTCTGTGGTGATGCAGTGAAAGGCAACAATACAGGAAGCAtattgtgtgtggtgtgtggttATTATAAAGGATGAATCCAAACTGTCTACCCTCTGGACTTGTGGATTAAGCCGTCTTGGCCTTCAGTCGTATGTGCGGTGACTGGAAAAACTATGAGATGTTTGTGTTGCAACGAATTGTGGGTAGTTAAATCACTGAAGACTGCACCCCAAGCGGACTCTGCAGAAGGGTTTGGACAGTCTTTAGCACTTGCAGGCTTCAGGGGAATGTACCTGCAAGTAGTCTGCGGGTCTGCAAGAGTGGTGAAGTCACCCAAAATGGGACTCAAACCTACAATTCCTGACATAGGAGGCCAGTGCCGTATCCATTAGGAAACTGGGGCTTCACATGTCTCACATCCATACAGTTTCAGTCCAAACATAACAATGGCCTCTGATGTCAATTTGGCATTGTCTAGCAGGCAGGCTTCAGGCTGTGTGCTTGTGGCCAAACCACAGTTGTTCAGACCAATTGGCATCCTATGAGGAACTACGACCAGCAAGAGAAGTactgttcatttgaaaaaaaaaccaagacTGCTCCTCATGAGGTTAGCAAAGATGCTgttatagcatcagttatatcagaactggtCAGTGTTTCTTCATTGAATGAAGAGCAATGAACGGCACTGAAGGTTATTCCTGTTGGAAAAGATGTATTCTTCTTTCGAATGGCTTTAGTAAGAGTTGGATTTACCAAAGGGCTCCACCATTATCAGAGAATGGTTTTGGTTCAGCAAGCTGTGGAATATGGGCCCTGCATGATTCCACTGCAGCACTCTGCCTTGAGTGGCCCCAGCTGGGACGCGAACCCACAATCCCTGTCTTAGGTGGCCAGTGCCATTAGGCCACTGGGCCTTCCTTAACATGCAAGCCAGCCAATTCCATCCCCATATTAAACAACTACacgtgtgtgctgtgtgtagaGATGGTGCGGTCGAGGAGTGAGCGGTTGCACAAGAGAGAGCGAGCTGCAGAAAAGAGTCGGTGAAtgcgagcagagcagaggaTAAAAAGTTGTCAGTCAGGCAGGACAGGTCACAATGTGCCAGTTAATAAATGCAGCGGCTTATTAAGAGTTAACACCAGTCTCTCCCATTGTTTCCCAACTGCTGGAAAAGAGAAAGCGGTCGGTAACAAACCTGTCTACATTTAAGGGTATTGTCCGCAGTGGAAATGCACAACAGATCTGGCGTTTAGGTACAGTTACCAGGGGTTACGTACGACTCAAAGGTTACTATACCGAAAGTACTTCAGTGGAAAGGCAACAATGGCCCCCGATGCTACGGTGACATTTTCCCGTAAGGCAGCTGGATTCACGAGATCAAGTGATCATGTGGTTTTGCAACTCCATCTTGCCGGGCTTCAAGCTATCCGTCTGTGGCTAAACCACAGTGGTTCAGACCAATCAGTGCCTTTGAGGAACTAGGGATTTATGTGTGACAACCTGCGAGAGAAGTGactgttcatttgaaaacaacttTTCACGTTAGGTCGAAGTTTAGATGTTAACGTagagtgtttatttatttaaagaagaGCAAGGTTTTCCTCGATGGAGAAGATGTTTTGTTCTCTCGACTGACTTCAGCACGACTATGCCATGTGACTGtgtcagacaggaagcagctggTTTGCCAGCTAAGTAAAGTGGGGTAGCCTTGGAAGCTATATAAGACTACCAAGAGCTAGGTAATGGGCCATACATGGCTCCTCCCAGCTATCAGTCACCCCAGATGGGACTTGAACCCACAATCCCTGGCTTAGGAGGCCAGTGCCTTATCCATTGGGCCACTGGGGCTACAAAGATGTGTGATTTGGTTGCAGATATCGAGTGGGTTCCACTATAAAGCAACTATAGGGGAAGCACAATGTGTGGTTTTAGATACAATAACAATGGCCCCTGACGCTACTGTGGCAGTAACAGAGAGGAAACATaaaagagataaagagaaacacaaagaggagggggaggcacATGGAGACACAGTAAAGCACTGACAGAACAGAGAACTAGAGACTAAAGCACACTTTAGCTCAGAAATTATACTAAAATATGTCCCTTAAATGAGCACCACTTTATAGTCAAAGCCGCAAGTAGTTAAGAACCATGCGTATTTGTTTAGGTCAATACATCATCTTGTGGTACCGGTGCGTCCACGTACACTTGGATATAAAAACAGAGCCTATAACAAAGGAGGGGACAGTTTATGACACAAAATACATCATGATGATGTTCACTATGTTGCTTGGTTTGTACCTTGTGTGTTAAAAGATACAACCATACAGAGACCCACGCTTAAAAGCATTGCTGCATAGTGCTGCTAGCCATCAAAAAACTCCACAGGGGACCTTAAAACATGGAAccataaacacttaaaacaaaaacaggaataaaggCATCCTGTAGGTATTCAAATGTTTAGAGATTTCCTCACCTGCATATTCCTGTGGCCTCATTGGCCGATTGATGaccctctggaaggcagctatCCAATCTCGTTGCTCGGCCTCGGTCTCGCAGGCAAACAGGAACTTCCTGTCTGGCGTGACGATGGTGATGCCGTGGTTCCAGTGGTAGCCCTGCGTGGACGGGGGCAGGCCGGACAGGACAGTGTAGCTGTTCTCCTTACTGCCGATGAACACCTCGCCACGGGCATAGGCATCCTGggaagcagaaagagagagagaaaagtcaaAGTTGTGTTAACAAACTAAGGGATCAGTCAGGACTAAAGGAAAGGTCATGTCTCCTTACCAGAGGGTCTTTAAAGTACATGAGTCTCCTGTCATCCATAGTAAACCACCTCTTCTTGAAGCCCTCTGTGTGCTGCGGCAGAGCAAGAGACAATTAAActttgaagagagaaaaaacagactcAGCACACTGCAAACACTAGAATTGGTCATAAGAGGTCTACAGGGTGTCTGCAAGTCTTAACAAACTGAAGCCTTTCATTTTTGTTAGGTTAGGTAAgaattaattatacataaatatataaataatataaaataaaggtTGTAGTATGAGCTACAGCTATCATATACTGTACTAGCTATATAGTAtactttaaagaaatgttttacaaaCTGGGGGGTAGTCACAACATGAAAGACaaaaattatatatacatatacactgaacaaaaatataaacgcaacacttttgtttttgctcccatttttcatgagctgaactcaaagatctaaaactttttctgtatacacaaaagatccatttctctcaaatattgttcacaaatctgtctaaatctgtgttagtgagcacttctcctttgccgagataatccatcccacctcacaggtgtggcatatcaagatgctgattagacagcatgaatattgcacaggtgtgccttaggctggccacaataaaaggccactctgaaatgtgcagttttgctttattgggggggtctgaaaaccagtcagtatctggtgtgaccaccatttgcctcacatctccttcgcatagagttgatcaggttgttgattgtggcctgtgggatgttggtccactcctcttcaatggctgtgcgaagttgctggatattggcaggaactggaacacgctgtcgtatacgtATCGTATACGTGTCGtatccagagacaataaaaggccactctaaaatgttcagttttatcacacagcacaatgccacaggtgtcgcaagttttgagggagcgcgcaattggcatgctgactgcaggaatttCCACCAGAcctgttgcccgtgaattgaatgttcatttctctaccatgAGCCGtctccaataaagcaaaactgcacatttcagagtggccttttattctggccagcctaaggcacacctgtgcctaaccctaacccaacaatcaacaacctgatcaactctatgcgaaggagatgtgaggcaaatggtggtcacaccagataccTCCCCAgaccccccaataaagcaaaactgcacatttcagagtggccttttattgtggccagcctaaggcacacctgtgcaatattcatgctgtctaatcagcatcttgatatgccacacctgtgaggtgggatggattatctcagcaaaggagaagtgctcactaacacagatttagacagatttgtgaacaatatttgagagaaatggatcttttgtgtatatagaaaaagttttagatctttgagttcagctcatgaaaaatgggagcaaaaacaaaagtgttgcgtttatattttttttcagtgtatatcaatatataaaatctatttatttataattttttacgAAACACCAGATTCTTTGCCTTTTCTGGCCTCAATTACttattaattgatttatcaaactttttcaaaataaacattcTGGTAGTGAGAGATTCAAAACAattagggggcagcatattgcGAGCGTAACCGCAAActgttgctaactgtagctgccgttagctcagttggccgtgcagttagcagtcctgggagttttcttacatattgctcatTTAACACAATGTGTTGAGGGGTTGCAAGTGCACATTGCATCATAATCCACCCACAATTCCGTGTGATATTATCCGCCATACTGTTGGAGGTGCAAGAGAGTTGATATTTATCCCTTATTTGTGGTACATATGTCGATCTGTCATCGGGTTACATTTCTGTGCTCCAAGTGTAGAGCACTTGCGCGCTATAAACAAAAGTTGAAACTTTGTGGACTGAAGCATTGTCCCTACAGATTGCTTTATTGTCTTAGTGCTCTTCTCTAAGGCTGTTTCTCGTGGCTTGGGAATTTAAGAAATGCATATTTGGAGCTGCTGTCCTCATTTTTCATTAGATGCTGGTTTTTGCAAATCCCTGCACTACACCACTTCACGGTGGTTATGCACTGGCTCCGacacaaaaagaaacatctCAGAGTGATAACGACCTCTTTGTCTGCACCTCCAACAAAATGGAGGATTAGTCACTGCCCCCaaatactgcatgtgtgtgcgtgtgtgacacACTAagtcaaaataaagtttttgggTAGGATTTGGGCAAATATAACTGTAATAACGTTATAtttaacattatatatataacATTAATTTTCCTGATTTCACTGAAGAGGGGTGTGAGGATCCAGTGAgcacaaccacaacacaaacCTTTGGACCTGTTTTCTCCATAAAGCCTTCCTTCATGAAGTTTCGGGTCAGTTTGGGCACCagcttaataaaaaaaaaattgaaaaattatgATTAGTGATCAAAGACCATTGTTTTCTCGACAATAAGCTCCATGACATTAAATAAGTCGCCCTCACCTCCTCGTCACTTGCTCCGGGGAAGGCCACCTGTAGGTAGTGGAACCTGGCCGCTCTGATAGCATTGAACCAGTCGACCATCTCCTGTAAAAACACCTTCAGTGACAACATGTCCTGCTGGAATCCCACGCACTGTCTATTCACAGTATGTATTTTTAGTCTGGGTGAATAATTTTTCTCCAGATGCCTGGGAAGGTATCTTTTCCACACAGTAAGGTGCAGTCAAAGGCACCTCGGCTCTGTGGATGCTGCAGTGCTGTCGATAACTCCACCACAGAAACGAGAGTGACGGTGACACTGAATGAACCCAATGAACTCGCTCTGTCACAGCCGTCAGTAACACCGCtcagccagcagagggagcagtGCTATTCCTGTCTGAGGCTCCACTCTCTCCCCGGATGGTTAATAATATCTGTCTTTCTTCTATCTGATCTTCTCATTTTAGATggactctctctcactctgtctcaaacacacacacatacacacaaacataaattgGTTCAAAATCAGAATGGTCAGAGCTTGAAAGGAGAATGAGGGCAAActttccccccctcctcctccacatctaTTTATTACTTCCTGGTTCTTTCttgaaaaccaaaataaatgaGTACTTAGTGTACTGGCTCAGAACATGTGTCTCTTTTTTCCTATCATTAGTACTAAATTTACATTGTTCTTTCCAGGAAAGCCTCCaaggaaacagaacagaaatcaTGGGACCAATAAAATCAATTATTACCATAGCATTTACAAATACTTTCCTAAAGGTTTGCTGTTGATcctacaaaccaaacaacattTAATACTTTGATCACCACTTTACTGTAGATGCAAGTATACAACAAAGGACAGAAGATGAATCCGTCTGCATTAAGTCAGCATGGCGTGGAgagatcccccccccccccatggaGAAGCTATGCTTAGACCTTACAGATGAATGCTGGGTTGGATGTGGTGCTTTCGACATGCTTTTTGAAGAGTAGCAGAAGGAGCAGCAAGTGGCAGACCTGAGAGACACGCGCTAACTAGCTTACAGGCTACGCATGATTCAAGTGGAAGGTTATTATCAGTCAGGGTTTCAGCAATATGGCAAATCTATTTTGTAACGCTTCCTGGATTAAATTCATTTAGTTTCATGAAACAGATTTTTCATTGGGCTGGCTCTGatctttgaaataaaacaatgccCATGAGACCTATGAGAGTGCTGACTTTTAGTTTTAAGACTGTTTGAGGTTATCAGGACCTTGTACTTGTACTGGTCATATACTGTAGAAATCGCAGCCCTCTCTTTCCCCATAGCACCCCATTTTTGAACAGTAAGACAATTCTTGCTCTTTTCACTGAATATGGATGTAGACCCATTGAATTAAAGCTAAAAGTCAGCATAGTTATGGTCTCAGagccaaaacaacacaaaatgtacCATTATCCAAATACAGTCTGGCTGCCATGTTACAGAAAATGccaaaaggaaattaaatatttccGACTCTGTAAAGCAGGCAGCATGCATATTATACTGCTAACCTTGTATTAGTGCCCTGTATTACTGTAATCTAACACTTGACATGGAGTCTACGAGAAGCACACTCTTGTGCCATTGTGGGAAACGCTCCAgtaaagagttttttttaaagggaaatgCGAGCAGTGATAGGATTCACCAGTAGGCaatttgaggggggatgccaCCCCCCATGTTAACAGCATGACTAGAATGCATCGTGCCTTTCTGTCAGTTTAGCCTTGCTCTATAATATTCTCTAAACTAGATGGTGTCACCTTCATGATCAAAGTGACAAGTAGAAACGTATAGTCACGGAAGAGCCAGAGGAAATAATatagacacactgctgcctctACTAAGGTTAAGGCAtcctgcaacaatgtcctttgggacTCAACTCTATACTATGTTGTAGCATATACTCTATACTGTAAAGAGTAGTGTAGCAGTGTACCTTAGCATCACTGTGATAGACAAAGATGTTCCTTGTGCTGTTGTCTTTCAGGTAGGTGATCTGCAGGCCGCAGGGGTTGCCAATCTTGGCCGGCTGGAAGGTGGCATTGAGGGTCTCGATTTTCATCACCGCTTTGGGATCCCTCGCCTTGGTGGAGGAACGcatgaacaacaaaaagaaCATAGTCAAAGTCTCATATGCCTGAGTATTGCTGGCTTTTACCAAAGTGCAATTGTGCGTCTGTAAACACCCTTTAAAATCTGCTGCATCATCTCGCTTACATCCTGCTTGTTGAAGTATTTTAgcgctccctccctctccgACAGGATGAACTTTCGGCTGAGAAACTGACCGTTGTCTCTTCCTCGTTTCCATAGAAACCCCTCTCTGTACCCtgggcagagacagagagagagagaaaaaaagtgtgtgcGGTTGGGAGGATGGTATCAAAATCCCATCAGAGCAGATGAGAGATTAAACGGAGGAGGCATTAATAACAGTAATGGTGAGATGTTGTAGCTGGTTGGTGTAAGATGATCCTTCAGTTAAGCTGAAATCAAAGATCGTTTGAAATCGTGTTTAGAAGGGGAATGAGGaaaaggagatggagggagacaaCACGACATCCAAGAGATGCAGCATGAGACAGCACGCAGAGATTTTATTGTCTCTAAAACTAAGAACATCCTCTTTTCATGTTAATGATACGCTATTCTATTTATAGCCTGTAAagtcttcatcttcttcttctttagtcTATTTTGGTGTATAGCTCTGGCCACACTGCCTCCTTTtactcccttttctctctttctctattttGGTCATGCTGTGAAGTGTTTTCCCTCCGGATCTATTCTAGTGCCTTAATGGGTGGAGGATGTCTAAACACAATCAGGTAGTGCTCCGAAAAGGGgactcatttacatttcagccATTTGACTCATGACATTAGCAAGAGTGTTTTCTAACGGGCGATGAAAGAGAAGTTAATTTGCTGAATTAATACATagtacagaataaaataaatgaaatagtTTAATCAAGAGGAAAACTGGATGAGAGGGGAGATCAATTAAGTAACAGGAACTTAAAGGGCTGATTTGCCAAAAATTAGATACTGTGATATCCAACCATGACGACAGTTTTGTTCCACTTTCACACTTTAACTTTCcagactgcagttacaaaatgGCTTTAATTGTGATTCGGGTGAGCCAATACTTTAAATGGAACTTAACTTAAACACagtattatttaattttttcgTGTGCTGGGTAGATAACTTAACCTAACACAAGACAATGTGAGTTTGATGAACCTCCTCAGCAGTTTACAGGGTTGACGTCAAACATTAAAGCCAAAGTCTTATGTATAGCATGTACAGAACATGCCTCATTTACATGTTCATACACAACTTCATGCCTCTACTGCTCTTTTTCATCTTCTTATTCAAGGCACACTGCCATTGATTGCCTCCCGTCTGTCTTCTCGTCCTCTGCGCTCATTTTGCTCCGTCTtgatgtgggtgtgtgtctttgtggctGTGACTTTCTGACATGAAACATTCACCTACACTGGGATTACCTCATCGATCAATAGCCCTCCTTGTCCCCACCCTCGCCGCCTTCACTGAcactcttttcttcctcctatCCTTTGCATAGCGGATCAATATTAACATTGGCTGCTGTGTAGGCCAGGTTACTGCCAGTAGTCAATTTCAGATGCCCACTCATgcacccacacgcacacacacacacgcatacaccaATGTCATGCACCTCACAATGAATGATGAACAGAGCCTGAAGGCCAAATAAAGATGACAGAATGACTCATATCATTGCCCTGTCTGCATGTATGCGCGCCTGTGTGCACGTTGCTCCA
It includes:
- the LOC141015714 gene encoding arf-GAP with dual PH domain-containing protein 1, which codes for MAAMGNNAAKAKYEQKVPAFYYRPTHSDCKLLREQWIRAKYERNEFEFIEKQEPYSAGYREGFLWKRGRDNGQFLSRKFILSEREGALKYFNKQDARDPKAVMKIETLNATFQPAKIGNPCGLQITYLKDNSTRNIFVYHSDAKEMVDWFNAIRAARFHYLQVAFPGASDEELVPKLTRNFMKEGFMEKTGPKHTEGFKKRWFTMDDRRLMYFKDPLDAYARGEVFIGSKENSYTVLSGLPPSTQGYHWNHGITIVTPDRKFLFACETEAEQRDWIAAFQRVINRPMRPQEYAVEAHFKHKP